A region from the Rosa rugosa chromosome 6, drRosRugo1.1, whole genome shotgun sequence genome encodes:
- the LOC133717080 gene encoding two-component response regulator-like APRR3 isoform X1: protein MGKVQVNINGPVTNKESVDLNCHTEDENKEISGAVTGVLGEGQGILKEDEVQVTDNLQVVNDAQTEAVQVQVLSQSGQQSSEQQLQDPSLYWEGFLPTKSLKVLVVEDDDSTRRVICALLQKCGYEATAVASGLQAWNILKDHSIHVDLVLTEVVMPGPSGIDLLSKMMSHKTCKDIPVIMMSSNDSLSMVFKCLSKGAVDFLVKPIRKNELKNLWQHAWRKCRSSSGSASENGVQTEKTTSTSDEESDKNTGSNHEDDNEIIGVNARDESDKGSGTEITQVIIRSSPEAFGNDLVPAVTTRECEGQNEELGAVITGTDLGLGVPKIPNLQLEEPKEKGLINIVITNKDKLSKMKSLKEDDKLKKGQVELNNEKPNEHLENQAVDLIGVTTNSTTDPQMQSGMFNIPCSVSKVPGIRDKDINDSKEIASLELSLKTQTDARDTGFSVHDQNALRHLDLSAPSRYNFPTTSNQARSVKLASHSPLDSSLEEEKAKLLPVFLCNLTSTPLYHSNDCSNNNCMNSATNDFLAEQKAVEDKPELKSTIKHLQSSSAFQPHHDSLLSFSHQPIIQGKADAAFGSTILAQGRGMNQQVQVEHHHLHYHHHHHVHSIPQHQQIPNHDESSGKNMAVEDPCYGPSDVLGTPIERNVGNHSLHGSEYSGSDHSSDEQNISSSPIDSRGEKEGTISPIEVGSKSGVDQNHVSKREAALNRFRQKRKERCFDKKVRYQSRKKLADQRPRVRGKFVQQEVHENIGKDTHC, encoded by the exons ATGGGGAAAGTTCAGGTGAATATCAATGGTCCAGTAACCAATAAAGAGAGTGTGGATTTAAATTGCCATACTGAAGATGAGAACAAGGAGATTAGCGGTGCTGTTACAGGAGTCTTGGGAGAGGGCCAAGGGATCTTAAAGGAAGATGAAGTGCAGGTTACTGACAATCTGCAAGTCGTAAATGATGCACAAACAGAAGCAGTCCAGGTTCAGGTCCTCAGTCAGTCCGGCCAGCAGAGTTCGGAACAACAGCTTCAAGACCCTTCTCTTTACTGGGAAGGGTTCCTGCCTACCAAGTCTCTCAAGGTTTTGGTAGTGGAAGATGATGATTCAACTCGCCGTGTCATTTGTGCATTACTGCAGAAGTGTGGCTATGAAG CAACAGCTGTAGCTAGTGGACTGCAAGCTTGGAATATTTTAAAAGATCATAGTATTCATGTCGATCTTGTTTTAACTGAGGTTGTCATGCCTGGTCCATCAGGCATTGACCTCCTAAGCAAGATGATGAGCCACAAAACTTGCAAGGATATTCCTGTGATTA TGATGTCATCTAATGATTCTTTGAGTATGGTGTTTAAGTGTCTATCGAAGGGTGCAGTTGACTTTTTAGTGAAGCCTATTCGAAAGAACGAGCTTAAAAATCTTTGGCAGCATGCTTGGAGGAAATGCCGGAGC TCCAGTGGTAGTGCAAGTGAAAATGGTGTCCAGACTGAAAAAACTACGTCGACAAGTGATGAAGAGTCAGACAAGAACACTGGCAGTAATCATGAGGATGACAATGAAATCATTGGGGTTAATGCCAGGGATGAAAGTGACAAAGGAAGTGGCACTGAG ATTACTCAGGTTATTATTCGTTCAAGTCCTGAAGCATTTGGAAATGACTTGGTTCCTGCAGTTACAACAAGGGAGTGTGAAGGGCAGAATGAAGAGCTTG GTGCTGTTATCACAGGCACAGACTTGGGTCTGGGAGTTCCTAAAATTCCAAATCTGCAGCTTGAAGAACCAAAAGAGAAAGGCTTGATCAACATAGTTATCACTAATAAAGACAAACTTTCTAAAATGAAGTCACTGAAAGAGGATGATAAGCTAAAGAAAGGCCAAGTGGAGCTCAACAATGAAAAACCAAATGAGCACTTGGAAAACCAAGCAGTTGATCTGATCGGTGTCACCACTAACAGTACCACTGATCCTCAGATGCAAAGTGGTATGTTTAACATCCCGTGTAGTGTCTCCAAAGTTCCCGGCATAAGAGATAAGGACATCAATGACAGCAAAGAAATTGCTTCCCTTGAGCTCAGTTTAAAGACACAGACAGATGCTCGAGATACTGGGTTCAGTGTCCATGACCAAAATGCTTTGAGACATTTGGACCTTTCAGCCCCCTCAAG GTACAATTTTCCTACAACTTCTAATCAGGCCAGAAGTGTGAAACTTGCTAGTCATTCTCCTCTAGATAGTAGCTTGGAGGAAGAAAAGGCCAAACTATTGCCTGTTTTTCTGTGTAACTTAACCAGCACTCCCCTTTATCATTCCAATGACTGCAGTAACAACAACTGCATGAACTCCGCTACAAATGATTTCCTTGCAGAACAAAAGGCAGTTGAGGACAAACCAGAGCTGAAATCAACAATCAAACATCTCCAGTCTTCCTCTGCCTTCCAACCACACCATGATAGCCTTTTATCTTTTTCCCACCAGCCTATAATTCAAGGGAAGGCTGATGCTGCATTTGGTAGCACTATATTGGCACAAGGAAGGGGCATGAATCAGCAGGTCCAGGTGGAGCACCATCATCTCCAttaccaccatcaccaccatgTGCACAGCATACCCCAGCACCAGCAGATACCCAATCATGATGAGTCGTCTGGAAAAAATATGGCAGTGGAAGATCCATGCTATGGGCCATCTGATGTGCTGGGTACACCGATAGAAAGGAATGTTGGTAATCACAGTTTGCATGGGAGTGAGTACTCTGGAAGTGACCATAGTAGTGATGAACAGAATATAAGTAGCTCTCCCATAGATTCTAGAGGAGAAAAAGAGGGAACCATCAGCCCAATTGAAGTTGGAAGCAAAAGTGGAGTTGATCAGAATCATGTATCAAAAAGAGAGGCTGCTTTGAATAGGTTCCGCCAGAAGAGGAAAGAGAGATGCTTCGACAAGAAG GTCAGATACCAAAGCAGGAAGAAACTAGCAGATCAAAGACCACGTGTCCGTGGAAAGTTTGTTCAACAGGAGGTGCATGAAAACATAGGCAAGGACACCCATTGCTGA
- the LOC133715823 gene encoding elongator complex protein 6, with product METRSLLDEALGLQHLTGRVLLLEDCVETSAAFVLHHLLKRSLSQPLHSSNVVVFVAFAQPFSHYDRILRKLGCNLVAHRNDNKFIFFDMLRDFCPDGDNGKGSDGGLVSLYGKILKTISALPQENKNCVTVMIDDVSLMEVAAKGSTNLVLDFLHYCHTLISEFGCSLVMLNHEDIYSGMGRPTLILQMEYLADILIKVEPLATGLASDVHGQLTVVNRSIDDGERSRNKLCNFHFKVKENNVEYFYPGSRT from the exons atggagaccCGAAGCTTATTGGACGAAGCTTTAGGGCTTCAACACCTCACTGGCCGCGTCCTCCTCCTCGAAGACTGCGTCGAGACCAGTGCTGCTTTCGTCCTCCACCACCTGCTTAagcgctctctctctcagcctctTCACTCCTCCAACGTCGTCGTTTTCGTCGCCTTCGCCCAACCCTTCTCTCACTACGATCGAATCCTCCGAAAGCTC GGCTGCAATTTAGTTGCGCATAGGAACGAtaataaattcattttctttgatATGCTTAGGGATTTTTGCCCAG ATGGAGATAATGGGAAAGGCAGTGATGGTGGACTGGTTTCTTTGTATGGGAAAATCCTGAAGACTATAAGTGCCTTGCCTCAAGAAAACAAGAACTGCGTTACTGTTATGATAGACGATGTATCGTTAATGGAGGTGGCTGCTAAGGGATCTACAAATCTTGTCTTAGATTTTCTGCATTATTGCCACACTTTGATATCAGAATTT GGATGTTCCTTAGTCATGCTTAATCACGAGGACATCTATTCAGGCATGGGGAGGCCTACGCTGATTTTACAGATGGAATACCTGGCAGATATTCTGATAAAGGTGGAACCTTTGGCCACTGGTTTGGCCTCAGATGTGCATGGACAG TTGACAGTTGTGAACAGGAGCATTGATGATGGGGAGAGATCAAGAAACAAACTGTGTAATTTCCATTTCAAGGTCAAGGAAAACAATGTAGAGTATTTCTATCCTGGAAGCAGGACTTGA
- the LOC133717080 gene encoding two-component response regulator-like APRR3 isoform X2, with protein MGKVQVNINGPVTNKESVDLNCHTEDENKEISGAVTGVLGEGQGILKEDEVQVTDNLQVVNDAQTEAVQVQVLSQSGQQSSEQQLQDPSLYWEGFLPTKSLKVLVVEDDDSTRRVICALLQKCGYEATAVASGLQAWNILKDHSIHVDLVLTEVVMPGPSGIDLLSKMMSHKTCKDIPVIMMSSNDSLSMVFKCLSKGAVDFLVKPIRKNELKNLWQHAWRKCRSSSGSASENGVQTEKTTSTSDEESDKNTGSNHEDDNEIIGVNARDESDKGSGTEITQVIIRSSPEAFGNDLVPAVTTRECEGQNEELGTDLGLGVPKIPNLQLEEPKEKGLINIVITNKDKLSKMKSLKEDDKLKKGQVELNNEKPNEHLENQAVDLIGVTTNSTTDPQMQSGMFNIPCSVSKVPGIRDKDINDSKEIASLELSLKTQTDARDTGFSVHDQNALRHLDLSAPSRYNFPTTSNQARSVKLASHSPLDSSLEEEKAKLLPVFLCNLTSTPLYHSNDCSNNNCMNSATNDFLAEQKAVEDKPELKSTIKHLQSSSAFQPHHDSLLSFSHQPIIQGKADAAFGSTILAQGRGMNQQVQVEHHHLHYHHHHHVHSIPQHQQIPNHDESSGKNMAVEDPCYGPSDVLGTPIERNVGNHSLHGSEYSGSDHSSDEQNISSSPIDSRGEKEGTISPIEVGSKSGVDQNHVSKREAALNRFRQKRKERCFDKKVRYQSRKKLADQRPRVRGKFVQQEVHENIGKDTHC; from the exons ATGGGGAAAGTTCAGGTGAATATCAATGGTCCAGTAACCAATAAAGAGAGTGTGGATTTAAATTGCCATACTGAAGATGAGAACAAGGAGATTAGCGGTGCTGTTACAGGAGTCTTGGGAGAGGGCCAAGGGATCTTAAAGGAAGATGAAGTGCAGGTTACTGACAATCTGCAAGTCGTAAATGATGCACAAACAGAAGCAGTCCAGGTTCAGGTCCTCAGTCAGTCCGGCCAGCAGAGTTCGGAACAACAGCTTCAAGACCCTTCTCTTTACTGGGAAGGGTTCCTGCCTACCAAGTCTCTCAAGGTTTTGGTAGTGGAAGATGATGATTCAACTCGCCGTGTCATTTGTGCATTACTGCAGAAGTGTGGCTATGAAG CAACAGCTGTAGCTAGTGGACTGCAAGCTTGGAATATTTTAAAAGATCATAGTATTCATGTCGATCTTGTTTTAACTGAGGTTGTCATGCCTGGTCCATCAGGCATTGACCTCCTAAGCAAGATGATGAGCCACAAAACTTGCAAGGATATTCCTGTGATTA TGATGTCATCTAATGATTCTTTGAGTATGGTGTTTAAGTGTCTATCGAAGGGTGCAGTTGACTTTTTAGTGAAGCCTATTCGAAAGAACGAGCTTAAAAATCTTTGGCAGCATGCTTGGAGGAAATGCCGGAGC TCCAGTGGTAGTGCAAGTGAAAATGGTGTCCAGACTGAAAAAACTACGTCGACAAGTGATGAAGAGTCAGACAAGAACACTGGCAGTAATCATGAGGATGACAATGAAATCATTGGGGTTAATGCCAGGGATGAAAGTGACAAAGGAAGTGGCACTGAG ATTACTCAGGTTATTATTCGTTCAAGTCCTGAAGCATTTGGAAATGACTTGGTTCCTGCAGTTACAACAAGGGAGTGTGAAGGGCAGAATGAAGAGCTTG GCACAGACTTGGGTCTGGGAGTTCCTAAAATTCCAAATCTGCAGCTTGAAGAACCAAAAGAGAAAGGCTTGATCAACATAGTTATCACTAATAAAGACAAACTTTCTAAAATGAAGTCACTGAAAGAGGATGATAAGCTAAAGAAAGGCCAAGTGGAGCTCAACAATGAAAAACCAAATGAGCACTTGGAAAACCAAGCAGTTGATCTGATCGGTGTCACCACTAACAGTACCACTGATCCTCAGATGCAAAGTGGTATGTTTAACATCCCGTGTAGTGTCTCCAAAGTTCCCGGCATAAGAGATAAGGACATCAATGACAGCAAAGAAATTGCTTCCCTTGAGCTCAGTTTAAAGACACAGACAGATGCTCGAGATACTGGGTTCAGTGTCCATGACCAAAATGCTTTGAGACATTTGGACCTTTCAGCCCCCTCAAG GTACAATTTTCCTACAACTTCTAATCAGGCCAGAAGTGTGAAACTTGCTAGTCATTCTCCTCTAGATAGTAGCTTGGAGGAAGAAAAGGCCAAACTATTGCCTGTTTTTCTGTGTAACTTAACCAGCACTCCCCTTTATCATTCCAATGACTGCAGTAACAACAACTGCATGAACTCCGCTACAAATGATTTCCTTGCAGAACAAAAGGCAGTTGAGGACAAACCAGAGCTGAAATCAACAATCAAACATCTCCAGTCTTCCTCTGCCTTCCAACCACACCATGATAGCCTTTTATCTTTTTCCCACCAGCCTATAATTCAAGGGAAGGCTGATGCTGCATTTGGTAGCACTATATTGGCACAAGGAAGGGGCATGAATCAGCAGGTCCAGGTGGAGCACCATCATCTCCAttaccaccatcaccaccatgTGCACAGCATACCCCAGCACCAGCAGATACCCAATCATGATGAGTCGTCTGGAAAAAATATGGCAGTGGAAGATCCATGCTATGGGCCATCTGATGTGCTGGGTACACCGATAGAAAGGAATGTTGGTAATCACAGTTTGCATGGGAGTGAGTACTCTGGAAGTGACCATAGTAGTGATGAACAGAATATAAGTAGCTCTCCCATAGATTCTAGAGGAGAAAAAGAGGGAACCATCAGCCCAATTGAAGTTGGAAGCAAAAGTGGAGTTGATCAGAATCATGTATCAAAAAGAGAGGCTGCTTTGAATAGGTTCCGCCAGAAGAGGAAAGAGAGATGCTTCGACAAGAAG GTCAGATACCAAAGCAGGAAGAAACTAGCAGATCAAAGACCACGTGTCCGTGGAAAGTTTGTTCAACAGGAGGTGCATGAAAACATAGGCAAGGACACCCATTGCTGA